The Caulobacter sp. FWC26 genome contains a region encoding:
- a CDS encoding IS481 family transposase: MNIHQNARLTPLGRAAMISRIEVEGWSVARAAEAFGISRQTVGKWLQRHRRGGERRLHDRSSAPRRCPRRTSAEIVDQVQTLRRQRMTGPAIARNLSLARSTVGLILRRLGLGKLSALEPRPPIVRYERAAPGEMIHLDIKKLGRFTVEGHRVTGDRRAGRSKKAGWDFLHVCVDDASRLAYTEILPSEGQHDTTAFLERALAWLSRHGVAVQRVMTDNGSAYRSKLFAQALRIAGARHVRTKPYTPRTNGKAERFIQTSLREWAYGRPYACSEERSNAIKPWTDAYNLTRPHSGIGGLTPWQRVNNLLGNDI, from the coding sequence ATGAACATCCATCAGAATGCCCGCCTGACGCCGCTTGGTCGAGCGGCGATGATTTCACGGATCGAGGTTGAAGGCTGGTCGGTGGCTAGGGCCGCCGAAGCCTTCGGAATTTCACGCCAGACGGTCGGTAAGTGGCTGCAACGGCATCGGCGGGGCGGCGAGCGAAGGCTTCACGACCGCAGCTCGGCGCCCCGCCGATGTCCGCGCAGGACGTCCGCGGAGATCGTCGACCAAGTTCAGACCCTGCGCCGCCAGCGGATGACAGGGCCGGCCATCGCCCGCAACCTGAGCCTGGCCCGCTCGACTGTGGGGCTGATCTTGCGCCGGCTGGGCCTGGGCAAGCTATCGGCCCTGGAGCCCAGGCCGCCGATCGTCCGATATGAGCGCGCCGCGCCTGGCGAGATGATCCACCTCGACATCAAGAAGCTGGGCCGGTTCACCGTCGAGGGCCATCGCGTCACCGGCGACCGGCGGGCGGGACGTTCCAAGAAAGCCGGCTGGGATTTCCTGCACGTCTGCGTCGATGACGCCTCGCGCTTGGCCTACACCGAGATCCTGCCCTCCGAAGGCCAGCACGATACGACCGCCTTCCTCGAACGCGCCCTGGCCTGGCTGAGCCGCCACGGCGTCGCCGTCCAGCGGGTGATGACCGACAACGGTTCGGCCTATCGCTCCAAGCTCTTCGCCCAGGCCCTGCGGATCGCCGGCGCCAGGCACGTGCGCACCAAGCCCTACACGCCCAGGACCAATGGCAAGGCCGAGCGCTTCATCCAGACGAGCCTGCGCGAGTGGGCCTATGGCAGGCCCTATGCCTGCTCGGAGGAACGATCCAACGCCATCAAACCCTGGACCGACGCCTACAACCTAACCCGACCACACTCTGGCATCGGCGGCCTCACCCCCTGGCAGCGTGTAAACAACCTTCTTGGAAACGACATCTAG